In Liquorilactobacillus nagelii DSM 13675, the following proteins share a genomic window:
- a CDS encoding ABC transporter permease translates to MFTLVKQELFKLIHKKSTVILAILQLVLMIALAAFAKANSTSIDSKTIFISGFGGLGWIVFIMITACSSIIAMEFQYGTIKELFYRRYSRGMVLISKWLTMLLYSIVYYLATFLISLILQLILFSGDFNLTDIYQNNYSYLAAAGLTYLGNFLVLWLLLSLVLLLANIFKTTAAAITVGIIGYFATSIISTIMFALMTKWEWLKWNPFNMLNLPNQMLNGKIYKLLTMLSTQEMVIGNLVYIAIFLGLGFLAFRRRNV, encoded by the coding sequence ATGTTTACGTTAGTTAAACAAGAATTATTTAAGTTAATTCATAAAAAAAGCACGGTGATTTTAGCAATCCTGCAATTAGTTTTAATGATTGCATTAGCAGCTTTCGCCAAGGCTAATAGTACTTCCATAGATTCAAAAACAATTTTTATCAGTGGGTTTGGTGGTTTAGGCTGGATTGTTTTTATTATGATTACAGCTTGTAGTTCAATTATTGCCATGGAGTTTCAATATGGAACAATTAAAGAATTATTTTACCGCCGATATTCACGAGGAATGGTTTTGATTAGCAAGTGGTTGACAATGTTACTTTATTCAATAGTTTATTATTTAGCGACATTTTTGATTTCACTTATTTTACAGCTGATATTGTTTAGTGGTGATTTTAACCTAACCGATATATATCAGAACAATTACTCTTATTTAGCGGCTGCAGGCTTGACATATTTGGGCAATTTTTTGGTTCTTTGGCTACTATTGAGCTTAGTGTTGTTGTTGGCTAATATTTTTAAAACAACTGCAGCTGCAATCACGGTTGGAATCATTGGCTATTTTGCTACTAGTATAATTTCGACCATCATGTTTGCTTTAATGACTAAGTGGGAATGGCTGAAGTGGAATCCATTTAATATGCTGAATCTTCCTAATCAAATGTTAAACGGAAAGATTTACAAGTTATTGACAATGCTATCGACTCAAGAAATGGTAATTGGCAATTTAGTATACATTGCAATCTTTTTAGGATTAGGTTTTCTAGCTTTTCGGCGACGCAATGTCTAG
- a CDS encoding TIGR00730 family Rossman fold protein, translating into MKKIAVYCGAYAGKNPVYEKMTLTVSHWLVNQGYDLVYGGGSVGLMGILAKTVLADGGRVYGFMPQNLYLRGTALNNLTSLTIVDNMAIRKQKMLAAADVCLALPGGAGTLEEISEAYSWARIGDNSAPCILYNANGYYNLLEKFFKQMVVEGFLSTEHFQKLCFAKDLTQAAKFIADYTPPEIRKYP; encoded by the coding sequence ATGAAAAAAATAGCAGTTTACTGTGGTGCCTATGCTGGGAAAAATCCAGTTTACGAAAAAATGACCTTAACTGTCAGTCATTGGCTTGTTAATCAAGGGTATGACTTGGTTTATGGAGGTGGCAGTGTTGGCCTGATGGGAATTCTGGCAAAAACAGTTTTAGCCGATGGCGGCCGAGTTTACGGCTTTATGCCACAAAACCTTTATTTACGGGGAACTGCCTTAAATAACTTAACTTCGCTAACAATCGTTGATAACATGGCAATTCGCAAGCAAAAAATGCTTGCTGCAGCTGATGTTTGCCTGGCTTTGCCTGGTGGTGCTGGAACACTTGAAGAAATCAGCGAGGCCTATTCTTGGGCTCGGATTGGGGACAATTCGGCTCCTTGCATTCTTTATAATGCCAACGGTTATTATAATTTACTTGAAAAATTTTTTAAGCAAATGGTTGTTGAAGGTTTTCTATCAACTGAACATTTCCAAAAGTTATGTTTTGCTAAAGACTTAACTCAAGCGGCTAAATTCATCGCTGATTATACTCCACCAGAAATCAGGAAATATCCTTAA
- a CDS encoding fluoride efflux transporter FluC, translating into MNQFKCLLSIAFFGAIGGLLRYFIGIELSFWGTILVNLVGCFLLGFLTYFWLNFREVASWLSLGLGTGFVGSFTTFSSFCLDNIKLFLAGQVGLALGYLILSIVGGWLAAKWGIFLGIQAGQQLQTKREEK; encoded by the coding sequence TTGAATCAATTTAAATGTTTATTAAGTATTGCCTTTTTTGGGGCTATTGGTGGGTTACTTCGATATTTTATCGGGATTGAGCTTTCTTTTTGGGGAACCATTCTTGTTAACTTAGTTGGTTGTTTCTTATTAGGTTTTTTGACTTACTTTTGGCTCAACTTTCGTGAAGTTGCTTCTTGGCTTTCTTTAGGACTTGGAACCGGTTTTGTTGGCTCTTTTACAACTTTCTCTAGTTTCTGTTTGGATAATATCAAGCTATTTTTGGCCGGTCAAGTGGGTTTAGCTCTCGGATATTTAATCCTCAGCATCGTTGGAGGCTGGTTGGCAGCTAAGTGGGGGATATTCCTTGGTATTCAAGCTGGTCAGCAACTGCAAACTAAGCGGGAGGAAAAATAA
- a CDS encoding ABC transporter ATP-binding protein, whose amino-acid sequence MENILSVNQLNKFFGKKHVLQNVSFNVAPGEVVGLIGPNGAGKTTIMKAVLGLFSCESGQITIKQNPITVSAHQALDNVGALIEYPGIYPFLTGYQHLELFATGTDKQQRIEQVIDQLKIGAYVRRKAKSYSLGMKQKLGIALALLNHPELVILDEPMNGLDPQATRDLRDLILSLAKQGTSFLISSHILSELEKIVQEVVVIDQGKIIKQASIEELAATGKSFIFLKTDNNTQAQQVLTAAGYQVELTAKQLKLEQNDESELAKVIQVLTNQQINILDVQHQHSDLETSLLALLGKDQLQQTKE is encoded by the coding sequence ATGGAAAATATTTTGTCAGTTAATCAACTGAATAAGTTTTTTGGTAAAAAACATGTGCTTCAAAATGTTTCTTTTAATGTTGCACCAGGTGAAGTTGTTGGTTTAATAGGACCCAATGGCGCTGGAAAGACAACCATTATGAAAGCTGTTTTGGGCCTTTTTTCATGTGAAAGTGGTCAAATTACAATTAAGCAAAATCCAATAACTGTTTCTGCTCATCAAGCTCTAGATAATGTCGGAGCTTTAATTGAGTATCCAGGAATTTATCCCTTTTTGACTGGATATCAACACCTGGAATTGTTTGCAACAGGAACAGATAAGCAACAACGCATTGAGCAAGTGATTGACCAATTAAAAATCGGTGCTTATGTTCGGCGTAAAGCTAAGTCCTATTCGTTAGGGATGAAGCAAAAGTTGGGAATTGCTCTGGCATTACTTAATCATCCAGAACTAGTTATTCTAGATGAACCTATGAACGGTTTGGACCCACAAGCTACTCGAGATTTAAGAGATTTAATTTTAAGTTTAGCTAAACAAGGAACAAGTTTCTTAATTTCTAGTCATATTTTAAGTGAATTAGAAAAGATTGTTCAAGAAGTTGTTGTTATTGATCAAGGGAAAATTATTAAACAAGCTTCAATTGAAGAATTAGCAGCAACTGGGAAAAGTTTCATCTTTTTGAAAACTGATAATAACACGCAAGCCCAACAAGTGTTAACTGCTGCTGGCTATCAAGTTGAACTGACTGCAAAACAGCTTAAGCTAGAACAAAATGACGAAAGTGAGTTAGCTAAAGTTATTCAAGTATTGACTAATCAACAAATTAATATTCTTGATGTTCAGCACCAGCATAGCGACTTGGAAACATCACTTTTAGCTTTATTAGGAAAAGATCAATTACAACAGACAAAGGAGTAG
- a CDS encoding LysM peptidoglycan-binding domain-containing protein yields the protein MNVSGINQNQTTRINNQTTNSANTVNFAQQLAASQAALTTKAVTAQQGDTVWGFAQKYGSTVQQIAQKNHLQNPNLILIGQKLQVPVTNSTKTTQATQAYSVNQTTNNSNTQKSSTSSNITVPVLNKSEEEARAYIVQHESGGNYNARNGKYIGKYQLDSAYLNGDYSSANQEKVAAKYVAERYGNWENAMKHWETYSWY from the coding sequence ATGAATGTTTCTGGAATTAATCAAAATCAAACAACACGAATTAATAATCAAACAACTAACAGTGCAAATACTGTTAATTTTGCGCAGCAACTTGCTGCTAGTCAGGCAGCATTGACAACTAAAGCTGTTACAGCACAGCAGGGAGATACGGTCTGGGGATTTGCCCAAAAATATGGTAGTACTGTCCAACAAATTGCTCAGAAAAATCATCTTCAAAATCCTAATTTGATTCTTATTGGACAAAAATTGCAGGTACCGGTTACCAATTCTACGAAGACAACTCAAGCGACGCAAGCTTATTCGGTTAATCAAACTACAAATAATTCAAATACACAAAAGAGTTCAACTAGTAGTAATATAACAGTGCCAGTACTCAATAAATCTGAAGAAGAGGCTCGAGCATACATCGTTCAACATGAATCAGGTGGAAATTATAATGCCCGAAATGGAAAATACATCGGCAAGTATCAGTTGGACAGTGCCTACCTAAATGGTGATTATTCTTCGGCCAATCAAGAAAAAGTTGCTGCAAAGTATGTTGCTGAACGTTATGGTAATTGGGAAAATGCTATGAAACATTGGGAAACATACAGTTGGTATTAA
- a CDS encoding OsmC family protein, translating to MAYQIKSVLKDVGYQVRTQIGEHVILADEPLKAGGTDAAPNPVQYLLAALNSCLSITAKSMARKHPEIGLKKFEVTTSALVKRAPDKTSKVAEINVHFEVETELALADQQHFMRSVIKYCTIHSSLDPAIEINFEF from the coding sequence ATGGCATATCAGATTAAATCAGTTTTAAAAGATGTTGGTTATCAGGTTCGTACTCAAATTGGAGAACATGTTATTTTGGCCGATGAACCGCTTAAGGCAGGGGGAACAGACGCTGCCCCAAATCCGGTTCAATATTTATTAGCGGCTCTTAATAGTTGTTTATCTATTACAGCTAAAAGTATGGCCAGAAAGCATCCAGAAATTGGACTAAAAAAATTTGAAGTTACGACATCAGCCCTAGTGAAGCGTGCTCCTGATAAAACATCAAAAGTTGCTGAAATCAATGTTCATTTTGAGGTTGAAACGGAGTTAGCTTTAGCTGATCAACAACATTTTATGCGATCAGTAATTAAATATTGTACAATTCATTCATCGCTTGATCCTGCAATTGAAATAAACTTTGAATTTTAA
- a CDS encoding polysaccharide deacetylase family protein, with protein sequence MKKVSTYLSILLMFLGGILFLLGGCTQKSTTKKSSSTHSSRVIHKTNKKRTTTTTWHHYQQPIELPILMYHSISSGNSLRVPPEQFANEMAALKQAGYYTLSASQAVRAFKTNSLPQKKCVWITLDDGYEDNYSAALPTLEKYHLQATINYITSFQSRSGYITHSQLEQMQHTGLISFTSHTVNQLDLNELTMKEQWQELEQSKKTLDLQLNQNTQVVAYPAGRYNQLTLQLAEKSGYEIGLTTHQGLANNRQGLFALDRIRITPGLSTAQFMYLIANG encoded by the coding sequence TTGAAAAAAGTTAGCACTTACTTAAGTATTCTACTAATGTTTCTTGGGGGAATACTCTTTTTATTGGGCGGCTGTACTCAAAAAAGTACTACTAAAAAGTCAAGTAGCACTCATTCATCCCGAGTTATCCATAAAACAAACAAGAAACGAACAACTACAACAACTTGGCATCACTATCAGCAACCAATTGAACTGCCAATTTTAATGTATCATAGTATTTCTAGTGGTAATTCGTTGCGAGTCCCACCGGAACAATTTGCAAACGAGATGGCAGCTTTAAAGCAAGCTGGCTATTATACCTTATCAGCTTCTCAAGCTGTTAGAGCTTTTAAAACCAATTCTTTGCCTCAGAAAAAATGTGTTTGGATCACTCTAGATGATGGTTATGAAGATAACTATTCGGCAGCTTTGCCAACACTAGAAAAATATCATTTACAAGCTACAATCAATTATATAACTAGTTTTCAAAGTCGGTCAGGCTATATTACTCATTCTCAGTTAGAGCAGATGCAGCATACTGGCTTAATCAGCTTTACTAGTCACACTGTTAATCAATTGGACTTAAATGAACTGACCATGAAAGAACAATGGCAGGAATTAGAACAGTCTAAAAAAACGTTAGATCTTCAATTAAACCAAAATACTCAAGTAGTTGCTTATCCTGCTGGCCGATACAACCAATTGACGCTCCAATTAGCTGAAAAAAGCGGTTATGAAATTGGTCTAACAACTCATCAAGGATTAGCTAATAACCGGCAAGGACTTTTTGCGCTAGACCGTATTCGGATTACCCCAGGATTATCAACTGCACAATTTATGTATTTAATCGCAAATGGGTGA
- a CDS encoding phosphatase PAP2 family protein, which yields MQKKKAWVLWLINLFLFGGFVWNISQQSVWIAKLDNQSSNFFNSLIEPSLTHFFIIIARLFTPLLVLIYTAAITEFLKKFTLRCYWFDLLSGYLIMELLKVIIKRPRPANSLVHATGFSFPSAHVFEITLVIVTSQTILKNLRISERKKVIVQIILFLIWFLVALSRLYLQVHYFSDVIGGVWLAIIWGTLINLIFRK from the coding sequence TTGCAGAAAAAAAAGGCCTGGGTCCTTTGGCTGATTAATTTATTTTTATTTGGTGGTTTTGTTTGGAACATCAGTCAACAGTCAGTTTGGATAGCTAAGTTAGATAACCAAAGTTCTAATTTTTTTAATTCATTAATTGAACCGAGTTTAACGCACTTTTTTATTATAATTGCACGTTTATTTACCCCTCTACTAGTTTTAATTTATACTGCTGCAATAACTGAATTTCTAAAAAAATTCACTTTGCGTTGCTATTGGTTCGATCTATTGAGCGGATATTTGATAATGGAACTGTTAAAAGTCATTATCAAGCGACCTCGTCCAGCTAATTCTTTAGTTCATGCAACGGGATTTAGTTTCCCAAGCGCTCATGTTTTTGAAATTACATTGGTAATAGTAACTAGTCAAACCATTTTAAAAAATTTAAGAATTTCAGAAAGAAAAAAAGTAATAGTTCAAATAATTCTATTTCTAATTTGGTTTTTAGTTGCACTATCTCGACTCTACTTGCAAGTACATTATTTTAGTGATGTAATTGGCGGAGTTTGGCTAGCTATCATTTGGGGAACATTAATAAATTTAATTTTTAGAAAATAA
- a CDS encoding energy-coupling factor transporter transmembrane component T family protein, with product MTENLFIGYIDRPTFLHRLSGSTKLIGFISFSIIGMITFDTRFLLGILLMSLILFHYAQIRYHEVALIIKVIIAFAILNLVMVYIFGPGYGMKIYGTQHLIWGSSQHYFNLSWEELFYLFNLLLKYVFAVPLALIFLLTTNPSEFAASLNKIGISYRISYAFEIALRYIPTVQRDYRTISLAQQARGYELSKKASLLQRAKGAVQILLPLIFTSLERIEIISQAMALRRFGQHQKRTWYMARSYKIADYLSLLVIIAWVALGIYLFKLNQGRFWNPFK from the coding sequence GTGACTGAAAATTTATTTATTGGTTATATTGATCGACCGACTTTTTTGCACCGCTTGAGTGGCAGCACAAAACTAATTGGTTTTATTAGTTTTTCAATTATTGGAATGATAACTTTCGACACTCGCTTTTTATTAGGAATTTTGCTAATGTCTTTGATCTTATTTCATTATGCTCAAATTCGTTATCACGAGGTAGCTTTAATAATCAAAGTAATTATTGCTTTTGCTATTTTAAACTTGGTAATGGTTTATATTTTTGGACCGGGTTATGGAATGAAAATTTATGGAACACAGCATTTAATTTGGGGAAGTTCACAGCATTATTTTAATTTATCTTGGGAGGAACTATTCTACTTATTTAATTTACTACTAAAGTATGTTTTTGCAGTTCCGTTAGCATTAATTTTTTTGTTGACAACTAATCCAAGTGAATTTGCTGCTAGTTTAAATAAAATTGGTATTTCTTATCGGATTAGTTATGCCTTCGAAATAGCTTTACGCTATATTCCAACCGTACAACGCGACTATCGAACAATTAGTTTAGCCCAACAAGCACGCGGCTATGAATTGTCAAAAAAGGCATCCTTGTTGCAACGAGCTAAAGGGGCAGTGCAAATCCTTTTACCACTAATTTTTACCAGTCTAGAAAGAATTGAAATCATCAGTCAAGCCATGGCTTTGCGCCGATTTGGACAGCACCAAAAAAGAACTTGGTATATGGCACGATCATACAAAATTGCTGATTATTTGAGTTTGCTAGTGATTATTGCCTGGGTAGCTTTGGGAATTTACTTATTTAAACTTAATCAAGGACGATTCTGGAATCCTTTCAAATAA
- a CDS encoding AI-2E family transporter: protein MKESKWIRFLGGNNSLYTVLMLGLIGVVIWIFYQVKFVFEPVIVILGTLLPPLVLGLVLYYVLNPLVKRLDKKLGRTWIISLIYCIILILLVLAGIGLFFSIRNQLEEFLQNFPAILTSFQQKFNSFINGLPFSSEIQHSVKSTDISGSKVNKYVEQYLQQGVNGFSSLFSVLTTILLTLFTGPIVAFFLLKDKEKFFTFVNKIIPPNFRPDFHELGAIVNQQIGGYLKGQIVASIILGLIYWPLFYLIGLKYATILALTAGIFSIIPYIGSFVAFLPGLIVAFQVSFWMAVKFVIVWFVVQFLHGQLVVPRVMGDNLQIHPLTVLLVLLVMGDLLGLVGVIFGIPIYCLIKVLVIYLFRRFKQRYNRFFGEKGKYEDTEFSKKKYLDK, encoded by the coding sequence ATGAAGGAAAGTAAATGGATTAGATTTCTTGGAGGCAATAATTCTTTATATACAGTATTAATGTTAGGCTTAATAGGGGTTGTAATTTGGATCTTTTATCAAGTTAAATTTGTTTTTGAGCCTGTGATAGTCATTTTAGGAACCCTATTGCCGCCCTTAGTTTTAGGTTTAGTTTTATATTATGTTCTTAACCCATTAGTAAAAAGACTTGATAAAAAATTAGGTAGAACTTGGATTATTTCACTAATTTACTGTATCATCTTGATTCTACTGGTGTTGGCTGGTATTGGTTTGTTTTTCTCAATTCGTAATCAGCTAGAAGAATTTTTACAAAATTTTCCGGCAATTTTAACCAGTTTTCAACAAAAATTTAATAGTTTCATCAATGGCTTACCATTTAGCAGTGAAATACAACACTCAGTTAAATCAACAGATATTTCTGGATCTAAAGTCAATAAGTACGTTGAACAGTATCTCCAACAGGGGGTTAATGGTTTTAGCAGTTTGTTTTCAGTTCTAACGACTATTTTATTAACACTGTTTACTGGGCCAATCGTAGCTTTCTTCCTTTTAAAAGACAAAGAGAAATTTTTCACCTTTGTTAATAAAATTATTCCACCAAATTTTCGACCAGATTTTCATGAATTAGGAGCAATTGTTAACCAGCAAATTGGTGGTTATCTTAAAGGTCAGATTGTTGCTTCCATTATATTAGGCTTGATTTACTGGCCTTTGTTTTATCTAATTGGGCTTAAATACGCCACTATTTTAGCTTTGACTGCCGGTATTTTTAGTATTATTCCCTATATTGGATCATTTGTTGCCTTCCTACCAGGGTTGATTGTAGCTTTTCAAGTTTCATTTTGGATGGCAGTTAAATTTGTGATTGTCTGGTTTGTCGTCCAATTTCTTCACGGTCAGTTAGTTGTCCCACGAGTTATGGGTGATAATTTACAAATTCATCCATTGACAGTTTTACTGGTTTTGTTAGTTATGGGTGATCTGCTAGGGCTGGTGGGAGTAATTTTTGGTATCCCAATATACTGTTTAATAAAAGTTTTAGTTATCTATTTATTTAGAAGATTCAAGCAACGTTATAATCGTTTCTTTGGAGAAAAAGGGAAGTATGAAGATACTGAGTTCAGTAAAAAGAAATATCTTGATAAATAA
- a CDS encoding Y-family DNA polymerase translates to MNYATEPHGVFFLIDNKSFYASVESVERGLNPLRSILVVMSEQENTNGGLVLATSPQAKKLFGIRNVDRWRDLPKDPRLMVVPPRMNLYIKKNLAINQIFSQFTTKEDIYPYSIDESILDMTHAWKLFGKTPQAAAHQIQVTVKKELGLYTTVGIGENPLQAKLALDLFAKNSPELLSSLTYHSFTTKVWPVTKLTSVWSIGHRTAGHLQRLGINSIGELAHTDPLALKHEFGIIGTQLFALAWGIDRSQLTEQLSPQGNSLSNSQVLPRDYFLKNEIEIVIKEICQQVAARMRYRHLCTDCIHLSIGYSLAAISTTGMSGFSHEKKILLTDDSFQLEQQLVNMFSEFWSGDPVRKISVSFSHLISKRADQLNLFLPPKQQLKQIAFNRLIDQIRGQFGKGSIMYAASLAPGGTFKQRINLVGGHNGGNAFK, encoded by the coding sequence ATTAATTACGCAACCGAACCACATGGTGTCTTTTTTTTAATCGATAATAAGTCATTTTATGCAAGTGTGGAGAGTGTTGAACGTGGGTTAAATCCTTTGCGGTCAATTTTAGTTGTCATGTCTGAACAGGAGAATACCAATGGTGGATTGGTTCTGGCCACTTCACCGCAAGCAAAAAAATTATTTGGGATTCGCAATGTTGATCGCTGGCGTGATCTTCCAAAAGACCCACGTTTGATGGTTGTACCACCTCGAATGAATTTATATATTAAAAAAAACTTAGCAATTAACCAAATTTTTTCACAATTTACAACAAAAGAAGATATTTATCCGTACTCAATTGATGAATCAATTTTAGATATGACTCATGCTTGGAAACTCTTTGGTAAAACACCACAAGCAGCAGCTCATCAAATTCAAGTTACAGTAAAAAAAGAATTAGGTTTATACACAACTGTTGGAATTGGAGAAAACCCACTACAAGCCAAGTTAGCTCTTGATTTATTTGCTAAAAACTCTCCTGAGCTTTTAAGCAGTTTAACGTACCATTCTTTTACCACTAAAGTTTGGCCAGTTACTAAACTGACTAGTGTTTGGAGTATTGGTCATCGAACGGCTGGTCACCTGCAACGGCTTGGAATTAACAGTATTGGCGAACTAGCTCACACTGACCCTTTGGCCTTAAAACATGAATTTGGCATTATTGGAACACAGCTATTCGCTCTGGCTTGGGGGATTGACCGTAGTCAACTTACAGAACAATTATCACCACAAGGAAATAGTCTAAGCAACTCTCAGGTGCTACCTCGAGACTATTTCCTAAAAAACGAAATTGAAATCGTTATTAAAGAAATCTGTCAGCAAGTAGCTGCCCGAATGCGGTATCGTCATTTATGCACCGACTGCATTCATCTCAGTATAGGCTATTCTTTAGCCGCAATTTCCACTACTGGTATGAGTGGCTTTTCCCACGAGAAAAAAATTTTGTTGACTGACGATAGCTTTCAGCTTGAACAACAACTAGTTAATATGTTTAGTGAATTTTGGAGCGGTGATCCCGTAAGAAAAATTAGTGTCAGTTTTAGTCATTTAATTAGCAAACGAGCTGATCAACTAAATTTATTTCTACCACCTAAACAGCAACTTAAACAAATTGCTTTTAATCGGCTAATCGATCAAATTCGGGGTCAATTTGGAAAAGGATCAATTATGTATGCAGCTAGTTTGGCTCCCGGTGGAACTTTCAAGCAACGAATTAATCTTGTAGGAGGACATAATGGCGGAAATGCCTTCAAATAA
- a CDS encoding acetyl-CoA carboxylase: protein MPSNNQAIKETYLISQRIAQHFHPHTKARYQILVVNNRFDQVFNFFFELQRSSQLPHSFPLHQVTYYDLAFLEKIIQLLQAEYGFTFTFRNFTGLFWPSTQQKISKHFRFKLANNLFNKDNLANNNSQNS from the coding sequence ATGCCTTCAAATAATCAAGCAATTAAAGAAACTTACTTAATTAGTCAACGAATTGCCCAGCACTTCCATCCGCATACTAAAGCACGTTACCAAATTTTAGTGGTTAACAATCGATTTGATCAAGTTTTTAATTTCTTTTTTGAGTTACAACGTTCTTCACAATTACCACATTCTTTTCCGCTACATCAGGTTACTTATTATGATTTAGCTTTTCTGGAAAAAATCATTCAGCTTCTACAAGCTGAATATGGATTTACATTTACTTTTAGAAATTTCACTGGACTATTTTGGCCAAGCACCCAGCAAAAAATTTCAAAACACTTTCGCTTTAAACTGGCTAATAACCTATTTAACAAAGATAACCTGGCCAATAATAACTCCCAAAATAGCTAA
- the crcB gene encoding fluoride efflux transporter CrcB, with amino-acid sequence MLIVLIGLGSSCGAICRYLITQSLKKKSGWPWATLLINLTGSFLLGFLFGSKLASSLYLILGVGVLGGYTTFSTLNVELLALHRSHDQRLELAYALASYLIGLLLAILGVIIGQVIFVK; translated from the coding sequence ATGTTAATTGTACTTATTGGATTAGGCTCTTCATGCGGTGCTATTTGCCGTTATTTAATTACACAATCATTAAAGAAAAAGTCTGGTTGGCCTTGGGCAACCCTTTTAATTAATTTAACTGGTTCATTTTTGTTAGGCTTTTTATTTGGTAGCAAACTAGCCTCATCACTTTACTTAATTCTCGGTGTGGGTGTCTTAGGTGGTTATACAACTTTTTCAACTTTAAATGTTGAGTTGCTAGCTTTACACCGCTCACATGATCAGCGACTAGAATTGGCATATGCACTAGCAAGTTATTTAATTGGTTTGTTATTAGCTATTTTGGGAGTTATTATTGGCCAGGTTATCTTTGTTAAATAG